Part of the Paenibacillus sp. FSL R7-0273 genome is shown below.
CGGCCATTACTGATCCGACCACGGACAGCATCCGTAGCATCGAGCAGCGCGGCTATGCCGCCGGACTCAAGCTGCTGCGTGCGCAGGTGCGGCATCTTGGCACCGAGCAGAATCTCGAAATTCTTAAATCCATATATGAATACCTGAAGACGCGGATTGATATGCAGTTCAAAACTGAGGTGCAGGACATCGTTACCGTCAAGGAGGGCGGCTCCCACCGTATCACAGGAATTATGCTCAAGAACGGTGAGACCTATGAGGCGGATCATGTTATGATCGCCCCGGGGCGTGACGGTTCCGCCTGGCTGACTGAGGTACTGAAGAAACGCCGCCTCAAAATGTACAATAACCAGGTCGATGTCGGCGTTAGGGTCGAAACCTCCGATGTGGTTATGCGGGAGATTAATGAACATCTGTACGAAGGCAAATTTGTGTTCAATACCTCTGTCGGCACACGTGTCCGCACCTTCTGCAGTAATCCTTCAGGCCATGTTGTCGTAGAAAATCACAGCGGGGTAATGGCAGCCAACGGGCATTCCTATAAAGATCCTGCGCTGGGCTCCAAAAACACAAATTTTGCTCTGCTTGTGTCACATACCTTTACAGAGCCGTTTGACAAGCCGAATGAATACGCCCGGGAGATCTGCAAGCGGGCCAATGACCTGTCTAACGGCGGTGTAATTGTCCAGAAGTACGGAGATATCCTTCGCGGACGCCGTTCTACAGAGACCCGGATTAAGGAAGGGTTCCTTGAGCCGACGCTGAAGGAGGCGGTTCCGGGTGACCTCGGTCTGGTCCTGCCCTACATTACCATGAAGAGCCTGATTGAAATGGTAGAGGCGCTGGAAAAGGTGACCCCCGGCATCGCCTCTGAGCACACGCTGTTCTACGGCGTGGAAGCGAAGTTCTACTCTGCCCGGCCTAAGCTGACAGAGCAGCTGGAAACGGAGATTTCCGGTCTGTTCTGCGGCGGGGACGGCGCGGGGATTACCCGCGGACTGGCCCAGGCCGGTGCGGCCGGCGTATGGATTGCCCGCGGAATGCTGGAGCGGGTAGCGGCACATGTCGGATAATAGAATCAGATAGACTGAACAACAGGCTGTCCTTTTATGCAAAGCTATTGCAGAAGGGACAGCTCTTTTATTTATGTGATGAAAATACTTCCTTTATTTAACTACGCTGATATAATGTTAGAATACATAACATAATAGAGTGGAGTGGAAGTACAAATGCGGGTTCACCGGAGTACAAAAGTCCTGTTCGTTCTGCTGTTACTGTCAGTTGGTTTATACGGTTTGTGGATTGACATCAGTTGGCTGCATAAGCTGGTATACCTGGTGCTGATGGCGGGGCTTGGCGGACTTGCATGGAATACATACCGCAGCGGAATACACAGGGATAAGCAGCTTGAAGAGGCCCGGGACCAGATCGAACGGCTCGGCAATGAGATTGTGGTCACTTCGGACAAGCTTCACGGGGCGCTTGAGGAAATAAGCCGCCATACGGAGGGCCTGCAGCAGACGGCAGATTATTCGCATGCCTATGAAGTGGACCTGCAGGTCCGGAGTAATGAGGCCAAGGCTAATATTGAGGGAGCCTTTGCGACGATGGGCGGCGTAGCTGAAGTGACTGCACAGATCAGCGGGCTGACGGAACGGCTGGGAGCCAGCATGGAGGATGCCAGCCGGGGAATGACGGATATGGTCGGCTCGCTCAGGAATACTGATGAGGTTATGGCCGAGCTGCAGGGGAGAAGCGGTGATATGCTGAATGAATTCAATATACTCAGCGGGCATATTGCCGTGGTGGAGGAGATCAACTCCCTGATTGTAGGGATTGTGAATGAGACCTCCCTGCTGGCGCTGAATGCTTCTATTGAAGCGGCGAGGGCCGGTGAACAGGGACGCGGATTTGAAGTGGTGGCTGCCCGGATCAGACAGCTGGCGGATCAGAGCAGGAGCTCGGTGGAACGCTCATCAGAGGTGCTGCTGGACATTAATAACGGCGTAAGACAGGTGCTGGAATCCGCAGCTAAAGAGCAGACAGCGGTATCCCAGGGTGTGCATGAGGTGGCTGCGGTGAAGCTCCGGCTCTCCGATGTGTCGGCAAGAATGGCAGAGGTCGGAACCGCCGTAGCTGACACGGTAGCTGCAGCCTCCAGACAAGGCGGGCTAATTGAAGCGGCTACCGGGGAATTAAAGGGTGCTGTCGGTATTGTTAACGAAACGATTGCCGGCGTGGATCTGACCCTTGAGCAGGTGATGCGGCAGCGGTCACAGATCGGCCAGCTTAATGAAATCAGCGCCAGCCTGCTGGGTGAGTCCCAGGCTCTGCAGCAGTCGGTAAGCCGGATTGCCGGGGAGAACACTGCAGCTGCAACCCTGAATACGGGCCGGCTGGAGGAGATGCAAGGAGTACTGCAGGAGCTTGCAGCCAGACAGGAGCTGTATGTGCCGGATTCGGCAAGCCACGGCAGCGTGCTCGCTGCCTGCATGAAGCGGGTGCCGGAGGTGCAGGCGATCTGGTCCAACCGGACGGACGGGACGTTCATATTCTCCGAGCCTGCAGCGGGGCTGATGAACGCGAAGCGCAGGGAGTGGTGGAGCGGAGCGATGACCGAAGGCGAATATGTCTCCTCGCCGTACGTTTCGGCTATTACCAAGCGCTCCTGCATCACCTTGTCGCGGGCGATTAAGAATAGCCGGGGGGAGACGGTTGGTGTAATCGGGATTGACCTTGCGGTATAAGGCAGCGGCAGCCGCTGGCCGGTAGCTTAGTGGCGGTGCAGCGGGAGAAATAAATGGATGTGCGTTGATACAGCAGCCGTTCCTCTAGGGGAGCGGCTGCTGTTTTTCAGCTGGCAGAGGCCATGAGAAGACCGGCTAACCTCCCGTTGCAGGAATAATCTGCAGCTGCTGCCACACTGCCTGCCAGTTCTTTTGGGATATCCGCTGCGTGTAGACCTCCTGTAAATACGGGTCGGAGCTGAACCGGGGAGAAGGCCTGACTACAAGACGGATAACATCGTTGATTCCATGGGGTGCTGCCAGAAGCAGATCCCCCTGCGCAGTAAGGGCCAGTCCCAGTGCGGTTGCCGTCTCGGGAAAATTAGCCATTCCGTCTGAAGAGGAAGTGTATGGCGGCAGGCTGTTAACAGTATGCATTCTGGCCTGATTCTTCACGGACCAGGGAGTGGCACTGTCTATCTCCCGCAGCCGGGCTTCCAGCAGCTTTTCCGTCTCCTCCCGCAGATCAGACGGATCGTAATAGATAACATCCACATCGGCAAGCGGCGTTCTGCTGCTGAAGCCGTGCTGGATATCCCATACCTTGGAGCGGACAAATCCGGCGCAGACCCAGCAGTCCGGCAGACCCAGGGTGTTCACGGCAGCCAGTATATCCATCATCCACGGGTCTTCTTTTACAGCCTGGAGCAAATCCTGTTCATTAGTAACCGGCAAAAGAGAAGCACCTCCATAACGTGATTCAGCCGCGCATAGAGCCTGCTGGCTCTGACAGCAATTCTTTTATTATAAGACTAAATGCGGCAGAGAGATATGCTGGAAGCGGAGATGTCAGATTGCTAACAGAAAGGGGCAGACTCTATAATGAACCTTTAGATTGACCATTGGAGGCGTAATTGTGCATTATAACCTGACGATTCTGCTGCAATTGTTCGAGCGGGCGGCGCTGCTGCTGATGTGCCTGTTCGTGCTGACCCGTCTGCCGCGCTTTAAGGAAATTTTTATAAAAGGGGCGTATGCTCCGCAGGAGCTGGCTATGGTGACAGTGATATTCAGCCTGTTTGCCATATTGGGAACGTATACCGGAATCAACGTGGAAGGCTCGCTCGTGAACGTGCGGATCATTGCCATTGTAGCCGGAGGTATTCTTTTCGGACCCTGGGTAGGGATGATTACGGGACTGATCTCGGGCATTCACCGGTTTCTGATAGATATCGGGGGTGTTACTTCGGTGCCCTGTCTGATTACCAGCATCACAGCCGGGGTGGTCTCCGGAGTGATCTACAGGCGCACTTCACCGGACAAACGCTGGATTGCCGGTATTCTGGCCGGTATGGCCTGTGAAGCGCTGACGATGGTGCTGATCCTTGTGATGGCTAACCCGGCTTCGCTTGGTGCGGATATTGTATCGAAGATTGCTTTTCCGATGATTGCCGGCCAGATTTGCGTCGGGTTCATTGTTATGCTGGTGCAGAGTGTGGAGGGGGAGAAGGAACGGATTGCCGCGAAGCAGTCCAAGCTGGCGCTGGATATTGCGAATAAAACGCTGCCGTATTTCCGTAACATTAATCCCCGGTCGCTGCGGATCATCTGTGAAATTATCAAGGACGATATCGGGGCTGATGCCGTCGCCATTACCGATACCGGGCATATCCGCGCTTATGTCGGCGTGGGTGAGGAGTACTACATGGAGACAGATGACATTATCAGCGAGGAGACGAAGAAAACAATCAGCAGCGGAGAAATTACAATCCGCGATGATGATACGGAGTATATGAACCGGGCGATCCGCTCGCTGATCATCATTCCGCTTAAGGAGAAGGGTGAAGTAACCGGAGCACTGAAAATTTATTACACCAAAGCCCACAAAATCACCTATTCCCTGCAGGCGATGGCTGTCGGTCTTTCGCAGATGATCTCCACGCTGATGGAGGTATCCCGGGTCGAGGGGATCAAGGAGATGGCCAATAAGGCGGAGCTGAAGGCGCTGCAGACCAGCATCAACCCGCACTTTCTGTTTAATGCGCTGAATGCGATTGCTTCCTCCATCCGTATCGATCCGGGCAAGGCACGGGAGCTGATCGTCAATCTGTCCGGCTATATGCGCTACAATCTCGAGCTGACCGATGAATTCATTGACATCCGGCGTGAGCTGCAGCAGGTTCAGCAGTACGTGGAGATCGAGAAGGCGCGGTTCGGTAGCCGGCTATCGGTGGAGTATGATATCGACGAGGTTGAGGTGCGTATTCCGAGCCTGATTATTCAGCCGCTGGTGGAGAATGCGATTGTACACGGTATTTTGAAGGCGAAGGGCCAGGGTACAGTAACGATCTCGGTAAAAGACCTGGGTGAGGCGGTGCGGGTCGGCATTACCGATACCGGTGCCGGAATCAGTGAGGAGACGGTCGAGCGGGTCTACAGCGGGAATATGCCGGATAACAAAATCGGTCTGTACAATGTACACCAGCGGGTAAAGCTGATTTATGGCCAGGGTCTGACCATCCAGAGGCTTGATAAAGGGACGGACATTTATTTTGACGTCAAAAAGGAGCAGCGATGAGAGCGATAATTGTGGAGGATGAGGTGCTGGCCAGACAGGAGCTGGCTTTTCTGATTGGAGCGCATAGCAGCATCAGGGTTGCAGCCGAATTTGAGGACGGGCTGGATGCGCTGAAATATCTGCAGACGGAAGAGGTTGATGTGATTTTTCTGGATATTAACATTCCCTCGATTGATGGCGTGCTGCTGGCCCAGAATATCAGCAGGTTCTCCGTTAAGCCTTATATTGTATTTATTACCGCTTACAAGGAGCATGCCGCCGAGGCTTTTGAGATTGAGGCCTTTGACTATATTCTCAAGCCCTACAGCGAAACACGGATCAAGACGATGCTGCACAAGCTGGAGGGGGCATTTGCGGCGCGCGGGCGCCAAGGCGAAGAAGAGCGCGTCAAGCTCAGTGATAAGGTGAATCTGTGGAAAAATGAAAAGATCATCGTTGTCGATGCCGACGAGATCTATTATGCTTCGGCGCAGGAGAAAACGACGAGCGTAATCACTAAGGTTGAGGAATACAGTATGGCGCTCAGCATTAGCGAATTTCACAGCCGGCTGCCGCAGGACCGCTTTTTCCGCTGTCACCGCTCCTATTTGGTGAATCTGTCCAAGATCAAGGAAATCATCCCCTGGTTCAACAATACTTATCTGCTGCGGCTGCGTGATCTGGATGCTGAAGTGCCTGTAAGCCGCGGCAGGGTGAAGGAGTTCAGGCAGATCATGCGCCTCTAGCGGCAGTTCATTCCCCGTTACCGTCATCTCATTCCGGATTTCTCTCAAGAAAGCGTTATTTCGCTACAATGAGGAGGCAAAGAAGACCTCAAGCGACTTCAGAGAGAAAGAAGGAATCATCCATGACAACGGCTATGCCAGGCAATAAAAAATGGCTTATCGTTCTAGGCACAGTAATCATGCAAATGGGACTGGGTACCATCTATACATGGAGCTTGTTCAACGCTCAGCTGGTCAGCAAGTTTGGCTGGGAGCTCAGCTCTGTTTCAATAACGTTTTCCATTACCAGCTTTGCCCTGGCCTTCGCGACATTGTTCGCGGGGAAGCTGCAGGACCGGTTCGGTCTCCGCAGACTGACCGCTGCTGCAGGAATTATACTGGGGCTTGGCCTGATCATAAGTTCACAGGCCAGCTCCCTCCCGATGTTTTATCTGCTGGCTGGCGTAGTGGTGGGTTATGCGGACGGAACCGCGTATATAACCTCGCTGTCTAATCTCATTAAGTGGTTTCCTAAGAATAAAGGGCTGATCTCCGGGGTGTCCGTCGGGGCTTACGGTACGGGCAGTCTGATCTTCAAATATATCAACGGCAGTCTGATTGAGTCTCAGGGAGTATCCGGTGCTTTTCTGTACTGGGGCATCATCGTGATGATCATGATCGTTATCGGCTCCATGCTGGTGAGGGAGGCTCCGGCTCCGGCTGAGGCACAGGCTGTCTCCG
Proteins encoded:
- a CDS encoding NAD(P)/FAD-dependent oxidoreductase, producing the protein MSKYDVIVVGAGPAGIFACYELTLKAPELKILLVDKGHDIYRRSCPILEEKIKLCPPAAGRKEFAGCLPACSITAGFGGAGAYSDGKFNITTEFGGWMTDYLAPSKVLELIEYVDAINLEHGATPAITDPTTDSIRSIEQRGYAAGLKLLRAQVRHLGTEQNLEILKSIYEYLKTRIDMQFKTEVQDIVTVKEGGSHRITGIMLKNGETYEADHVMIAPGRDGSAWLTEVLKKRRLKMYNNQVDVGVRVETSDVVMREINEHLYEGKFVFNTSVGTRVRTFCSNPSGHVVVENHSGVMAANGHSYKDPALGSKNTNFALLVSHTFTEPFDKPNEYAREICKRANDLSNGGVIVQKYGDILRGRRSTETRIKEGFLEPTLKEAVPGDLGLVLPYITMKSLIEMVEALEKVTPGIASEHTLFYGVEAKFYSARPKLTEQLETEISGLFCGGDGAGITRGLAQAGAAGVWIARGMLERVAAHVG
- a CDS encoding methyl-accepting chemotaxis protein; this translates as MRVHRSTKVLFVLLLLSVGLYGLWIDISWLHKLVYLVLMAGLGGLAWNTYRSGIHRDKQLEEARDQIERLGNEIVVTSDKLHGALEEISRHTEGLQQTADYSHAYEVDLQVRSNEAKANIEGAFATMGGVAEVTAQISGLTERLGASMEDASRGMTDMVGSLRNTDEVMAELQGRSGDMLNEFNILSGHIAVVEEINSLIVGIVNETSLLALNASIEAARAGEQGRGFEVVAARIRQLADQSRSSVERSSEVLLDINNGVRQVLESAAKEQTAVSQGVHEVAAVKLRLSDVSARMAEVGTAVADTVAAASRQGGLIEAATGELKGAVGIVNETIAGVDLTLEQVMRQRSQIGQLNEISASLLGESQALQQSVSRIAGENTAAATLNTGRLEEMQGVLQELAARQELYVPDSASHGSVLAACMKRVPEVQAIWSNRTDGTFIFSEPAAGLMNAKRREWWSGAMTEGEYVSSPYVSAITKRSCITLSRAIKNSRGETVGVIGIDLAV
- a CDS encoding nucleotidyltransferase family protein, encoding MPVTNEQDLLQAVKEDPWMMDILAAVNTLGLPDCWVCAGFVRSKVWDIQHGFSSRTPLADVDVIYYDPSDLREETEKLLEARLREIDSATPWSVKNQARMHTVNSLPPYTSSSDGMANFPETATALGLALTAQGDLLLAAPHGINDVIRLVVRPSPRFSSDPYLQEVYTQRISQKNWQAVWQQLQIIPATGG
- a CDS encoding sensor histidine kinase, which produces MHYNLTILLQLFERAALLLMCLFVLTRLPRFKEIFIKGAYAPQELAMVTVIFSLFAILGTYTGINVEGSLVNVRIIAIVAGGILFGPWVGMITGLISGIHRFLIDIGGVTSVPCLITSITAGVVSGVIYRRTSPDKRWIAGILAGMACEALTMVLILVMANPASLGADIVSKIAFPMIAGQICVGFIVMLVQSVEGEKERIAAKQSKLALDIANKTLPYFRNINPRSLRIICEIIKDDIGADAVAITDTGHIRAYVGVGEEYYMETDDIISEETKKTISSGEITIRDDDTEYMNRAIRSLIIIPLKEKGEVTGALKIYYTKAHKITYSLQAMAVGLSQMISTLMEVSRVEGIKEMANKAELKALQTSINPHFLFNALNAIASSIRIDPGKARELIVNLSGYMRYNLELTDEFIDIRRELQQVQQYVEIEKARFGSRLSVEYDIDEVEVRIPSLIIQPLVENAIVHGILKAKGQGTVTISVKDLGEAVRVGITDTGAGISEETVERVYSGNMPDNKIGLYNVHQRVKLIYGQGLTIQRLDKGTDIYFDVKKEQR
- a CDS encoding LytR/AlgR family response regulator transcription factor, which produces MRAIIVEDEVLARQELAFLIGAHSSIRVAAEFEDGLDALKYLQTEEVDVIFLDINIPSIDGVLLAQNISRFSVKPYIVFITAYKEHAAEAFEIEAFDYILKPYSETRIKTMLHKLEGAFAARGRQGEEERVKLSDKVNLWKNEKIIVVDADEIYYASAQEKTTSVITKVEEYSMALSISEFHSRLPQDRFFRCHRSYLVNLSKIKEIIPWFNNTYLLRLRDLDAEVPVSRGRVKEFRQIMRL